From the genome of Deinococcus sp. JMULE3, one region includes:
- a CDS encoding DUF554 domain-containing protein, with protein sequence MSVLSQLSGTLVNVVTVLLGTAVGLAVGGRLPERTQRTLLQTLSLVTLFIGLDMAGSLNRVQGGAVPGVILALVSLALGAVIGEALGIEESLERLGETLKRRFRGGGRFTEGFVAASLLFCIGPMTVIGGLQNGLTGDSATYVLKATLDGIAALALAGAYGIGVGFSALTVLAVQGGISLLAGTFAAGLLGGADPQILKTNPYVLLITGAGGLTIIGISWNLMLAGLGFEDRRVRVGSLLPALLIAPLALLIATRLG encoded by the coding sequence ATGAGCGTCCTGTCGCAGCTGTCCGGCACCCTGGTCAACGTCGTCACCGTCCTGCTGGGCACTGCCGTGGGGCTCGCGGTGGGCGGACGGCTGCCCGAGAGAACGCAGCGCACGCTGCTGCAGACCCTGAGTCTGGTGACGCTGTTCATCGGGCTGGACATGGCGGGCAGCCTGAACCGCGTGCAGGGCGGCGCGGTGCCGGGCGTGATCCTCGCGCTGGTCAGTCTGGCGCTGGGCGCCGTGATCGGCGAGGCGCTGGGCATCGAGGAGAGCCTGGAACGCCTGGGCGAGACCCTGAAACGCCGCTTCCGGGGTGGGGGCCGCTTCACGGAGGGGTTCGTGGCGGCCAGCCTGCTGTTCTGCATCGGGCCGATGACCGTGATCGGCGGCCTGCAGAACGGCCTGACCGGGGACAGCGCCACGTACGTCCTGAAGGCCACGCTGGACGGCATCGCGGCGCTGGCCCTGGCGGGCGCGTACGGGATCGGGGTGGGGTTCAGCGCGCTGACGGTGCTGGCCGTGCAGGGCGGCATCAGCCTGCTGGCAGGCACCTTCGCGGCCGGGCTGCTGGGCGGCGCGGACCCGCAGATCCTGAAGACGAACCCGTACGTGCTGCTGATCACCGGGGCGGGCGGCCTGACCATCATCGGGATCAGCTGGAACCTCATGCTGGCCGGGCTGGGCTTCGAGGACCGCCGCGTGCGGGTCGGGAGCCTGCTGCCCGCGCTGCTCATCGCCCCGCTGGCGCTTTTGATCGCCACCCGCCTGGGCTGA
- a CDS encoding phosphotransferase, translating into MTPTGPLAAEVAAVWPVGPLAALTPLGGGSINAAWRVQAASGAFHLRVYRDPHRERAEVEHRAVRLARACGLPTPEVLITRGGGTLARLGNRWAALFEVAPGTPVPRPALTPEHAAGLGALLADLHARLPDAVPFEVPPLSPPAGVTATLERLQVIETAILALPHPDAADGWALDRTRQRLTHLRTSPLPDDLPALPLRFVHGDFHDGNVFFLGGVPASVIDWEQPRLAPRAWEVVRALHLSLRLDPVLGGTFLRAYRGHLPLSAEELRLGVALYAALQERNVWVYESVYLRGNPGPRAFIRPPPYVPFPQAWAASELR; encoded by the coding sequence GTGACCCCCACCGGCCCGCTCGCGGCGGAGGTCGCGGCGGTCTGGCCGGTCGGGCCGTTAGCAGCGCTGACCCCGCTGGGCGGCGGGAGCATCAACGCCGCCTGGCGCGTGCAGGCGGCGTCGGGGGCGTTCCACCTGCGGGTGTACCGTGATCCTCACCGCGAGCGGGCCGAGGTCGAACACCGCGCCGTGCGGCTGGCCCGCGCCTGCGGGTTGCCCACTCCTGAGGTGCTGATCACGCGCGGGGGCGGCACGCTGGCCCGACTGGGGAACCGCTGGGCGGCGCTGTTCGAGGTGGCGCCCGGCACGCCCGTGCCGCGTCCCGCGTTGACCCCGGAGCACGCGGCGGGCCTTGGGGCGCTGCTGGCGGACCTGCACGCACGCCTGCCGGACGCGGTGCCGTTCGAGGTGCCCCCCCTCTCCCCTCCGGCAGGCGTGACGGCGACCCTGGAGCGCCTGCAGGTCATCGAGACGGCGATCCTGGCCCTCCCCCACCCGGACGCGGCGGACGGCTGGGCGCTGGACCGCACCCGGCAGCGCCTCACTCACCTGCGGACCTCGCCGCTGCCCGACGATCTGCCCGCGTTGCCTCTACGGTTCGTGCACGGCGACTTCCACGACGGGAACGTCTTCTTCCTGGGGGGCGTGCCTGCCTCGGTGATCGACTGGGAGCAGCCGCGCCTCGCCCCCCGCGCGTGGGAGGTCGTGCGGGCGCTGCACCTCAGCCTGCGCCTCGACCCGGTCCTGGGCGGAACGTTCCTGCGCGCCTACCGGGGGCACCTCCCCCTGTCCGCTGAGGAACTGCGGCTGGGTGTGGCGCTGTACGCCGCCCTGCAGGAGCGGAACGTGTGGGTCTACGAGAGCGTGTACCTGCGCGGCAACCCAGGCCCCCGCGCGTTCATCCGTCCGCCCCCGTACGTGCCGTTCCCCCAGGCATGGGCGGCGTCGGAACTGCGGTGA
- a CDS encoding helix-turn-helix domain-containing protein, with translation MTLNDQYQNMPKLLKVSEVADFTGTHERTVRRWIRDGRLSAVEHPSGLRVPRRSLWRFLGLDLALSA, from the coding sequence ATGACCCTGAACGACCAGTACCAGAACATGCCCAAACTCCTGAAAGTCAGCGAGGTGGCCGACTTCACCGGCACCCACGAACGCACCGTGCGCCGCTGGATCCGCGACGGCCGACTGAGCGCCGTCGAGCACCCCAGCGGACTGCGCGTCCCCAGGCGCTCCCTGTGGCGCTTCCTGGGTCTGGACCTCGCCCTGAGCGCGTAG